Proteins from one Chitinophaga oryzae genomic window:
- a CDS encoding alpha/beta hydrolase-fold protein — translation MLIVFLSVMLYVRLPVAAQVSIKGSVVSAADGKPLPFVNIGIRHKNRGTVSREDGTFFIEIPSQQVHDTLTFSLVGYGTIGLPVKAVAANSRITLSEKPKQLNTVTIQAEKMVEAKFGIVKYRPLIHFTDRSTNQDDIFEIAQLVRLDTIPSRITSVNLFIGETRKDSAVFRINFYRYDGNQPEGRVVEKNIIQTHAVQKGWLKFNLVNDVVYLKGDVVVGIEFMPSTEKTDPIAYELKLGGAAKSFVRTQSHGDWIIPPHHYRMFVTALVTDNARKKNHNTAEEREAVPAFRLYASAVQDSFSVFVRLPAGYGRKMNKKHPVVYLLDANAYFDQVADFMDGENKRDAASGPILIGVGYADFAQNDTLRNRDYTFPQASPEDSFALSGGANRFLRFLQTELIPFIDAHYLTDTTHRTLMGHSLGGYFTVYAMEQQLAGGRVYFSNLVAASPSLSYCNNYLIRQLSGSSSPHGSAPANLLLTIGSLENDGKLSLPDEFTVIIKALSADTGKKVNVSTEVYKNYDHMETAVRTFKDALDKIRVAGTKP, via the coding sequence ATGTTGATAGTTTTCTTGTCCGTTATGTTGTACGTGCGTTTGCCCGTGGCTGCACAAGTAAGTATTAAAGGCAGTGTAGTCAGCGCCGCAGACGGTAAACCGCTTCCGTTTGTAAATATTGGTATCAGGCATAAAAACAGAGGAACTGTTTCACGCGAAGATGGGACCTTCTTTATTGAAATACCATCGCAGCAGGTGCATGACACACTGACCTTTTCCCTGGTTGGATACGGCACTATCGGCCTTCCGGTAAAAGCGGTGGCCGCCAATTCCCGCATAACGCTGTCAGAAAAGCCTAAACAGCTAAATACAGTGACAATTCAGGCAGAAAAGATGGTGGAGGCAAAGTTCGGGATCGTAAAATACCGGCCACTTATACACTTTACGGATCGCAGTACCAATCAGGATGATATCTTCGAAATAGCCCAGCTGGTCAGGCTGGACACCATTCCATCCAGAATAACGTCTGTAAATCTTTTTATTGGAGAGACACGAAAAGACAGTGCGGTTTTCAGGATAAACTTCTATCGGTACGACGGTAATCAGCCAGAAGGGAGGGTTGTTGAGAAGAATATTATACAAACACATGCCGTACAGAAAGGATGGCTGAAATTTAACCTGGTAAATGATGTAGTCTACCTGAAAGGGGACGTTGTTGTAGGCATTGAATTTATGCCGTCGACCGAAAAGACGGACCCGATAGCTTATGAATTGAAACTGGGAGGTGCAGCTAAAAGTTTTGTAAGGACCCAAAGCCATGGCGACTGGATCATACCTCCCCACCATTATCGTATGTTTGTAACCGCGCTGGTGACGGATAATGCACGCAAAAAAAACCATAATACCGCTGAAGAAAGAGAGGCGGTACCGGCTTTCAGATTATATGCCAGCGCTGTACAGGATAGCTTTTCTGTTTTTGTGAGGTTGCCGGCGGGGTACGGCAGGAAAATGAATAAAAAACACCCGGTAGTATACCTGTTGGATGCTAACGCCTATTTTGATCAGGTAGCTGATTTTATGGACGGGGAAAATAAGCGGGATGCCGCTTCCGGTCCCATTTTAATAGGAGTTGGTTATGCCGATTTTGCGCAGAATGACACACTCCGGAACCGGGATTACACCTTTCCGCAGGCCTCGCCTGAAGATAGCTTCGCTCTCAGCGGAGGTGCGAACAGATTCCTTCGCTTTCTTCAAACAGAATTAATACCTTTTATAGATGCACATTATCTCACAGATACAACTCACCGTACCCTGATGGGGCATTCGCTGGGCGGCTATTTTACCGTATATGCTATGGAGCAGCAGCTGGCCGGAGGACGCGTTTATTTTAGCAACCTGGTGGCTGCCAGTCCTTCGCTTTCTTACTGTAACAATTATCTGATCCGGCAATTGTCAGGCAGTAGCAGCCCGCATGGATCAGCGCCGGCCAATCTCCTGCTCACCATCGGATCACTGGAGAATGATGGGAAACTATCCTTGCCGGACGAATTTACTGTCATAATAAAAGCACTGTCTGCAGATACCGGGAAAAAAGTCAACGTCAGCACAGAGGTATATAAAAACTACGACCACATGGAAACCGCCGTAAGGACATTCAAAGACGCACTGGATAAGATCAGGGTTGCCGGTACAAAACCCTGA
- a CDS encoding ABC transporter permease: MIKYYLSLTFRNLRKHKGLAIMNLVGLSIGIAACIIIFFYVRSELTYDLYNEKADRIVRITTSLHTPEGDIRLATSPYPLAPALKNAYAEVEEAVRLQQYSTVVKSNGEMVRESHFYQADPQIFSVFTFRFLEGSPATALSEPNSIVLTETTAKKYFGAGPALGKVIYADGKPLQVSGVVKNRPANSDIQIDALLSVNFSKYTSWMGEDFSAYTFVLFRSAPDYSKIARNLQTMVDEFVKPELMRDEQTGVSLSFEAEPLAMVHFSKDKLVDTPKGNRQFAYFFSVLAVFILFMALLNYINNSIIKSAERAREVGVRKVSGALPAQLISQFMFESLVLVAFAWLIAIGIAFLTLPFFNSILETKITFSWQSNFIFIVPAFIATVFLAGLYPAFVLSSFQPVKVLKGTWKHGKSIVLTRRILTGGQYVITIILITGTIAIFSQLRYLQKKDPGFNRDQVALIALPNDSIYKQRAEAFYQALRARPEVKGVTAGTGLQSDGIPMSNTIVTSGNGQRKETMCNYFFIDKDFLSVLKIPLAEGRNLSPDFGTDLKQGFLVNEAFVRKMGWKRAIDQPIEGFERKGKVVGVVRDFYYKSFHNFLEPLVMVYDTVGVLDFMVKINEKDMAGLKSTWTDFFPDQPFAYEFLDTRFNAFYRKDVLTMNLFNCFTFLAIIISCLGLYSLISLIAIQRTKEMGIRKVLGASLLHIIFILVRDFLKIILIAAFIGLPVAGYFVYRWLSSYAYHVQMAWWMFLLPLLLVLLISLLITGREVLRAAVVNPVDVLRAD, translated from the coding sequence ATGATCAAATACTATCTAAGCCTTACTTTCAGGAACCTGCGAAAACATAAAGGCCTGGCCATTATGAACCTGGTAGGATTGTCCATTGGCATTGCTGCCTGCATTATTATTTTTTTTTATGTAAGGTCGGAGCTGACTTATGATCTTTACAACGAAAAAGCGGACCGTATCGTAAGGATCACCACCAGCCTGCACACACCGGAAGGAGATATCCGGTTAGCCACATCCCCTTATCCGCTGGCGCCGGCATTAAAAAATGCCTATGCCGAAGTGGAGGAAGCTGTGCGCCTGCAACAATACAGCACTGTAGTAAAGTCTAACGGAGAGATGGTCCGCGAATCTCATTTTTATCAGGCTGATCCGCAGATATTTTCTGTTTTTACCTTTCGGTTTCTGGAGGGCAGTCCTGCTACCGCATTGAGCGAGCCCAATTCAATAGTGCTGACTGAAACTACTGCAAAAAAATATTTTGGCGCAGGCCCTGCATTGGGAAAGGTAATATATGCCGACGGGAAACCATTGCAGGTTTCCGGGGTGGTGAAAAACAGGCCTGCCAATTCAGATATTCAGATAGATGCACTTTTATCAGTCAATTTTTCAAAATATACTTCCTGGATGGGAGAGGATTTTTCTGCCTATACCTTTGTATTGTTCCGGTCAGCTCCGGACTATAGCAAGATAGCCAGGAACCTGCAAACGATGGTGGATGAGTTTGTAAAACCGGAGCTGATGCGTGATGAACAAACAGGAGTGAGCCTTAGTTTTGAGGCAGAACCACTGGCAATGGTTCATTTCAGTAAGGACAAGCTGGTGGATACACCCAAGGGAAACAGACAATTTGCCTATTTCTTTTCGGTGTTGGCGGTCTTTATCCTATTCATGGCGTTACTGAATTATATAAATAATTCCATTATCAAATCAGCAGAACGGGCAAGGGAAGTGGGTGTGAGAAAGGTCAGCGGCGCGCTGCCGGCCCAGCTGATTTCACAGTTTATGTTTGAATCATTGGTGCTGGTTGCCTTTGCATGGCTGATTGCAATAGGCATCGCTTTTCTGACGCTACCCTTTTTCAATAGCATCCTGGAAACAAAGATTACTTTCAGCTGGCAGAGCAATTTTATTTTTATTGTTCCTGCCTTTATAGCAACGGTGTTTCTGGCTGGTTTATACCCTGCGTTCGTACTGTCTTCTTTTCAGCCTGTTAAAGTACTGAAGGGGACGTGGAAACATGGAAAGTCCATCGTGCTGACGCGCCGAATACTGACCGGCGGACAATACGTTATCACGATCATTTTAATTACGGGAACAATCGCTATTTTTTCGCAGCTTCGTTACCTGCAGAAGAAAGATCCCGGGTTTAACAGAGACCAGGTGGCACTGATCGCATTGCCTAACGATTCAATTTATAAACAACGGGCAGAGGCTTTCTACCAGGCCCTTCGTGCAAGACCGGAGGTAAAAGGCGTTACGGCAGGCACCGGACTGCAGTCCGACGGTATACCCATGTCTAATACGATCGTGACTTCGGGCAACGGACAACGCAAAGAAACCATGTGCAATTATTTTTTTATTGATAAGGATTTCCTGTCAGTACTAAAGATTCCTCTGGCTGAGGGGCGTAATCTTTCACCTGATTTTGGTACTGATTTAAAGCAGGGCTTCCTGGTGAATGAGGCCTTTGTCAGGAAAATGGGCTGGAAAAGGGCTATTGACCAGCCAATTGAAGGATTTGAACGAAAAGGGAAAGTGGTTGGAGTGGTCAGGGATTTTTATTATAAATCATTTCATAATTTTCTCGAGCCGCTGGTGATGGTATATGATACTGTAGGCGTGTTGGATTTTATGGTGAAAATTAATGAGAAAGATATGGCCGGGCTGAAGAGCACATGGACTGATTTTTTCCCTGATCAGCCGTTTGCCTATGAGTTTTTGGATACCAGGTTCAATGCTTTTTACCGGAAGGATGTATTGACAATGAACCTGTTTAATTGTTTTACTTTTCTGGCAATTATTATTTCCTGTTTGGGACTTTATAGCCTCATATCGCTGATCGCCATTCAGCGTACGAAGGAAATGGGGATACGAAAGGTGCTGGGCGCCTCTCTCCTGCATATTATTTTTATCCTTGTCAGGGACTTCCTGAAAATTATCCTGATCGCTGCGTTTATCGGCTTGCCCGTGGCTGGCTACTTTGTATATCGCTGGCTGTCGTCATATGCCTATCATGTTCAGATGGCCTGGTGGATGTTTTTGCTGCCCTTGCTGCTGGTATTGCTTATCTCGTTGCTGATAACCGGGCGGGAAGTGCTGCGTGCTGCGGTGGTAAACCCCGTTGATGTACTCCGGGCCGACTAG
- a CDS encoding carboxypeptidase-like regulatory domain-containing protein: protein MKKTPVIPASLFLLCHLTAVSQHIVTGKVIDGRTKEALPFVNIGIWQKNTGAISQKDGTFSISIPDSLTGNSLTFSLPGYTTLSLPVKQLPDNGHTTIAMSLKERQLASVTVYSKKISARKLGPGSKRSLLHFTDGSTNQNDIFEIAQLIRLDTALSKIISVNLKLTDARKDSGTFRINFYQFDGQRPSARMLEQNIIQTHQLEPGWLKFDLSAENIYLRGDVIVAIEFIPSQHKNSGPIHYEIKPGGRASSFVRSQSQGQWRVPPHQYMVYVTAL, encoded by the coding sequence ATGAAAAAAACACCAGTTATTCCGGCATCACTTTTCCTGCTATGTCATCTTACCGCCGTTTCCCAGCATATTGTGACCGGTAAGGTAATTGACGGGCGTACCAAAGAAGCGCTTCCTTTTGTAAACATTGGTATCTGGCAAAAGAATACCGGCGCAATTTCACAAAAAGACGGCACCTTTTCCATCAGTATTCCGGACTCTCTGACAGGCAACAGCCTTACTTTTTCCCTGCCAGGTTATACTACGTTGTCATTACCAGTCAAACAGCTTCCGGACAACGGGCACACCACAATTGCTATGTCACTGAAAGAGCGGCAATTGGCATCGGTTACCGTTTATTCCAAAAAAATATCCGCAAGGAAACTGGGTCCCGGAAGCAAACGATCACTGCTGCATTTTACGGATGGCAGTACCAATCAGAACGACATCTTTGAAATCGCGCAACTCATCAGGCTTGACACCGCTTTATCTAAAATAATATCCGTCAACCTGAAATTAACCGATGCAAGGAAAGACAGCGGTACGTTCCGGATCAATTTTTATCAGTTTGACGGACAGCGTCCTTCCGCCCGTATGCTTGAACAGAATATTATCCAGACTCATCAACTCGAGCCGGGGTGGCTTAAATTTGATTTGTCGGCGGAAAATATTTATTTACGCGGTGATGTTATTGTCGCGATTGAGTTCATTCCATCTCAGCATAAAAACAGCGGGCCTATCCATTATGAAATTAAACCCGGAGGCCGCGCCAGCAGTTTTGTCAGATCACAAAGCCAGGGCCAATGGCGGGTACCACCGCATCAATACATGGTGTACGTTACTGCGCTCTGA
- a CDS encoding TauD/TfdA family dioxygenase, which produces MEPNSPDCNLSIPVNNELTKYSYLQDKGNSFPLVIEPASDVVDPVAWIQRNRDSFEQHLVRYGSILLRGFEVRNINDFSRFISCFNAQPLEYMFRSSPRKELDKSVKNIYESTSYPSDRIIHLHNESSYSRIWGRKIVFCCLTPATEGGETPIADSRKVLRDIPSRLLDKFRSKGVKYKRNLFADLGMPWQEVFQTEDRKMVEDICRKNNISFTFLDNDHVVLEWTKEKAIYQHPVSGEQTWFNHVYFFNKYSRYQELGMAFDDFLPEEYITSDTFLGDGTEITADEYREIAHAFAKNTVSFPYQQGDILFLDNLLTAHGRNSFKGDRVIATAVIEADHDPDYRSWSDFDKSDT; this is translated from the coding sequence ATGGAGCCCAATTCACCTGATTGCAACCTCAGTATTCCCGTAAATAACGAGCTTACGAAATATAGTTATCTTCAGGACAAAGGAAACTCCTTTCCGCTGGTAATAGAACCGGCGTCTGACGTGGTGGACCCGGTAGCCTGGATACAGCGTAACAGGGATTCCTTTGAACAACATCTTGTCAGATACGGAAGCATACTCCTGAGAGGTTTTGAAGTCAGAAATATCAACGATTTTAGCCGGTTTATCAGTTGCTTCAATGCACAACCGCTGGAGTATATGTTCAGATCGTCTCCCCGGAAGGAATTGGATAAATCGGTGAAAAATATTTACGAATCAACATCCTATCCCAGCGATAGGATCATTCATTTGCACAACGAATCATCATATAGCAGAATTTGGGGGCGTAAAATAGTTTTCTGTTGCCTCACCCCTGCGACAGAGGGAGGAGAAACGCCCATCGCCGATTCCCGTAAAGTATTGCGTGATATTCCATCCCGGCTGCTTGATAAGTTCCGCAGCAAAGGCGTGAAGTATAAACGGAATCTTTTCGCTGATCTGGGCATGCCCTGGCAGGAAGTGTTCCAGACAGAGGACCGGAAGATGGTGGAGGACATTTGCAGAAAGAATAATATCAGCTTCACCTTTCTCGATAATGATCACGTGGTACTGGAATGGACCAAGGAAAAAGCGATATATCAACACCCGGTATCGGGTGAACAAACCTGGTTCAATCATGTCTACTTCTTTAATAAATACTCGCGTTATCAGGAATTAGGCATGGCATTCGATGACTTTTTACCGGAGGAATACATCACTTCCGATACTTTTTTGGGTGACGGTACCGAAATTACAGCAGATGAATACAGGGAGATAGCACATGCATTTGCAAAAAATACAGTATCTTTTCCATACCAGCAGGGAGATATCCTCTTTCTGGACAACCTATTGACAGCGCACGGAAGAAACAGCTTTAAAGGAGACCGCGTTATTGCTACTGCTGTTATAGAAGCTGATCATGATCCGGACTACCGGTCCTGGAGTGATTTCGATAAATCAGATACCTGA
- a CDS encoding glycosyltransferase family 2 protein produces the protein MNKISLCTVCMNRLSYLCETLPANIQQNSRFPFVEFVVLNYNSRDGMDDWMKNNMQEHIESGILKYYVTTEPAYFDLSHSKNLALKLASGDIIGMLDADNYAGVDYVNWVNDAFEENGKNTVVTTLRRDFIPYRDQGGKLCFHRDLLHAVNGFDESMKGYGVEDVDLVNRLEKIGGRRVYISNEVHLKFISHSNEERLKNFYLSNNLERLFLRISGTMKTESGVLYLLKDGRFYRTGYQYDEMLRHNLVLTYGGWTLKEGMNHSGSYRETGEGVLLEYENGGQSLYREEGPGMLSSSGMDGEYLWEQVRENDELFEDLLMGYGECLNRSRYRTNDRSTGVVNSGGWGRGVVYKNFDYMNPVRVD, from the coding sequence ATGAATAAAATATCGCTTTGTACTGTCTGCATGAACAGATTATCCTATTTGTGTGAAACACTGCCCGCTAATATTCAGCAAAACAGCAGATTTCCGTTTGTTGAATTTGTAGTATTGAATTACAACTCCCGTGACGGAATGGATGACTGGATGAAAAATAACATGCAGGAACATATCGAGTCGGGTATCCTGAAATATTATGTAACCACAGAGCCAGCGTACTTCGATCTTTCACATTCGAAAAATTTGGCACTGAAGCTGGCTTCCGGCGATATCATTGGTATGCTGGATGCAGACAATTATGCGGGAGTGGATTACGTAAATTGGGTAAACGATGCTTTTGAAGAAAATGGTAAAAACACGGTGGTCACTACACTTCGGCGGGATTTCATCCCCTACCGGGACCAGGGAGGGAAACTCTGCTTTCACCGCGATCTGCTGCATGCGGTAAATGGTTTTGATGAATCGATGAAAGGTTATGGCGTGGAGGATGTTGATCTTGTTAACCGGCTTGAGAAGATTGGAGGCAGAAGAGTCTACATCAGCAATGAAGTGCACCTTAAATTCATCAGCCATTCCAATGAAGAAAGACTGAAGAACTTTTACCTGAGTAATAATCTGGAGAGATTGTTTCTGCGTATTTCGGGGACAATGAAAACGGAGAGCGGTGTGCTTTATCTGCTAAAGGACGGCCGTTTTTACAGAACCGGCTATCAATATGATGAAATGCTGAGACATAACCTGGTACTGACATACGGCGGGTGGACGCTCAAAGAAGGAATGAACCATAGCGGAAGCTACAGGGAGACGGGAGAAGGGGTGCTGCTGGAATATGAAAATGGCGGGCAGAGTTTGTATCGGGAGGAAGGCCCCGGAATGCTCAGTTCCTCCGGTATGGATGGTGAGTATCTATGGGAACAAGTGAGGGAAAATGACGAATTGTTTGAAGATCTGTTGATGGGGTATGGCGAATGCTTAAATCGGTCCAGATACAGGACGAATGACAGAAGTACGGGTGTCGTAAATTCCGGTGGATGGGGAAGAGGGGTGGTATATAAGAATTTTGATTATATGAACCCTGTCCGCGTAGATTGA